One part of the Parasphingorhabdus sp. SCSIO 66989 genome encodes these proteins:
- a CDS encoding DUF6966 domain-containing protein: MYENSLIAMEYFLKEVNEIHWLKWIQKDIEEWITERSTVHHLSAYGGMGSFNDVVICGANNHSIPEGAEAWADVIFNWLKALCYFFAKNPEIEYSLSDLKEQIGYHDASLSAFVNGENAPDEMRGIFDNRSPIQGWRCLNCGYAEVCDSGINRYIAQNIVPAYLFEACVSNRLVSTVRGLLYLNISNLDHLISNAKQSIDESGILIRNREEWMRPCPSCGSNNTAIYRWRFSGKRLVADKDNLPLESKKGP; this comes from the coding sequence ATGTATGAAAATTCACTAATTGCAATGGAGTATTTTCTCAAAGAGGTTAATGAAATTCATTGGCTAAAATGGATCCAAAAAGACATTGAGGAGTGGATCACAGAACGAAGCACTGTTCATCATTTATCTGCTTACGGAGGAATGGGATCATTCAATGATGTAGTTATCTGTGGGGCGAATAACCATTCTATTCCAGAGGGGGCAGAAGCGTGGGCCGATGTAATTTTCAATTGGTTAAAGGCACTTTGCTACTTTTTCGCTAAGAACCCAGAAATTGAATACTCGTTATCCGACCTAAAAGAACAGATAGGATATCACGATGCATCTCTTTCGGCATTTGTGAACGGAGAAAATGCACCGGATGAAATGAGAGGGATATTTGATAACAGAAGCCCAATACAAGGATGGCGCTGCCTAAACTGCGGATACGCGGAGGTGTGTGATAGCGGCATCAATAGATACATAGCTCAAAATATTGTTCCGGCCTACCTTTTCGAAGCATGTGTGTCTAATAGACTAGTTTCAACAGTAAGGGGCCTATTATACCTAAATATTAGCAATCTTGATCACCTTATCTCAAATGCAAAGCAATCGATCGATGAATCCGGAATTCTAATTCGTAACAGAGAGGAATGGATGCGGCCTTGTCCTTCATGTGGATCAAATAATACTGCCATATATCGCTGGCGCTTTAGTGGAAAACGCCTTGTTGCTGACAAAGACAATCTACCGTTAGAGTCAAAAAAAGGGCCGTAG